In a genomic window of Choristoneura fumiferana chromosome 19, NRCan_CFum_1, whole genome shotgun sequence:
- the Sec24CD gene encoding COPII coat complex component secretory 24CD isoform X1, which translates to MLPQSLQPPQSQTPNMDQNRPFPPQGPPTSMQGSNPPGPHMVQSQGPPQGPPGQMPLGRQGPPGQMPPGTGQMSSGPGQMPPGHGQMPPGSGQMPPGLGQMPSGPGQMPSGPGQMPSGPGQMPPGLGQMSQAPGQMPSGPGQMPPGPGQMPGAGPQGPPSQGPPRQMPPGPPGPGQMPPSSQPGQMPPGQGPPGQMPPASQSQMPPQSQMSAPPGGPGQPLGPGAKPAQQMPPGPQQRPGMPFGAPGFQGQPGPMPGHPGQPSGPPGHMPPQMRQGQGPAQPPVSQMSMPGLPHMPPPLTQPRQQPGFGQPPGPQMGSYGQPPMPGQPMAGQPPMPGQPPMGQQPMHGQMPGQPMSMPGQPPMGQPPMSMPGQPPMGQPPMSMPGQPPMGQPPMSMPGQQPMGQPPMSMPGQPPMPGQPPMPGQPPMQPGYQQQTLTLDRGMSQQQYGAQYGAPFPGQQPGYPGQYQQQPQQKRLDPDQMPSPIQVMFDDQQNRGGVFVTNEKGAVPPLVTTDFVVDDKGNASPRFIRSSMYNVPVTADLLKQTAMPFCLVISPMAETLESERPPPLLDFAALTNSPTLGPVRCSRCKAYMCPNMKFLDAGRHFKCAFCKATTEVPMEYTQYVNSMQQYGHVPAEMALGAYEIVATKEYCRNNTLPNPPAIVFVIDVSYNSIKSGLLHTICENIMHIIESMPKDEQTGQSWTRVGFITYSSTVHFYNIKGTLAQPQMLSVGDVADMFVPLLQGFLVTPEESGDVLHSLLQQLPNMFADNKETETILLPAVQAGLEALKAADTSGQLLVFHTSLPSYPAPGKLANREDRKLLGTDKEKQITMPQTTAYNELGQSCSAAGVSVELFVCNNAYVDAATIGQLPRLTGGHLHKYTYYQAELDGPRLVSDVVRVVSRATAHDAVMRVRTSTGVRATDFYGHFFMSNTTDVELAAIDADKAIGVEIKHDDKLTGEDGVYIQAALLYTHRSGQRRLRVLNLALGAAHQLADVYRSMELDTTINFLTKQAVWALREHTPRQIRDGLAARCAKSLAAYRRHCASPSSAGQLVLPESMKLLPLYTSCILRQDALGAGTDITCDDKSCAMYRALSCDVSTSVVLTYPRLLPLHRLGHETALAPLRASMDKMNDQGVYLLENGVHMLIWVGSQAPAEFVRDVFGTPSPQQIDTRVCSLPQLDNPTNAAVRKVLDDAVRERRRAMRLTLMRQHDKLETVLRHFLVEDRGVDGSSSYVDFLCHIHKEIRTLL; encoded by the exons ATGTTACCTCAAAGTCTCCAGCCTCCGCAAAGTCAGACTCCCAACATGGACCAAAACAGGCCATTCCCTCCACAGGGGCCTCCTACATCGATGCAGGGGTCTAATCCCCCAGGCCCTCATATGGTTCAGTCTCAGGGCCCTCCTCAAGGTCCTCCTGGTCAGATGCCACTGGGTCGTCAAGGTCCTCCTGGTCAAATGCCCCCAGGAACTGGTCAGATGTCTTCAGGACCTGGTCAGATGCCTCCAGGACATGGTCAAATGCCCCCAGGATCTGGTCAGATGCCCCCAGGACTTGGTCAAATGCCTTCAGGCCCTGGTCAAATGCCTTCAGGACCTGGTCAAATGCCTTCAGGCCCTGGTCAAATGCCCCCTGGGCTTGGTCAAATGTCCCAAGCACCTGGACAAATGCCTTCAGGACCTGGTCAAATGCCCCCTGGACCTGGTCAAATGCCAGGAGCTGGGCCTCAAGGACCTCCTAGTCAAGGCCCTCCGAGACAAATGCCGCCCGGTCCTCCTGGCCCCGGCCAGATGCCCCCTAGCTCCCAACCAGGACAAATGCCGCCAGGCCAAGGGCCACCCGGCCAGATGCCACCAGCTTCCCAATCTCAAATGCCACCTCAAAGTCAGATGTCCGCGCCCCCTGGCGGACCAGGACAGCCTCTGGGTCCTGGTGCTAAGCCTGCACAGCAAATGCCTCCAGGCCCGCAGCAGAGGCCTGGTATGCCTTTCGGAGCGCCTGGCTTTCAAGGACAGCCTGGTCCGATGCCCGGCCATCCCGGTCAACCGTCTGGACCGCCGGGGCATATGCCGCCACAGATGCGCCAGGGTCAAGGACCAGCGCAGCCGCCAGTGTCGCAGATGTCGATGCCGGGACTCCCGCACATGCCGCCGCCGCTGACGCAGCCACGCCAGCAGCCAGGGTTTGGTCAGCCGCCCGGTCCGCAGATGGGCTCTTATG GTCAACCGCCAATGCCCGGCCAGCCTATGGCAGGCCAGCCGCCCATGCCTGGCCAACCACCAATGGGCCAGCAACCGATGCACGGCCAGATGCCGGGACAGCCTATGTCGATGCCCGGGCAACCTCCCATGGGCCAGCCGCCTATGTCGATGCCCGGGCAACCTCCCATGGGCCAGCCGCCTATGTCGATGCCCGGGCAACCTCCCATGGGCCAGCCGCCTATGTCCATGCCCGGGCAACAGCCCATGGGCCAGCCGCCTATGTCTATGCCCGGACAGCCACCAATGCCGGGCCAGCCACCTATGCCGGGCCAGCCACCGATGCAACCAGGATATCAGCAACAG actttgactttggatCGTGGCATGTCACAGCAGCAGTACGGGGCGCAGTACGGCGCGCCGTTCCCGGGACAGCAGCCCGGCTACCCCGGACAGTACCAGCAACAGCCGCAGCAGAAGCGGCTTGACCCAGATCAGATGCCCAGTCCG ATCCAGGTGATGTTCGACGACCAGCAGAACCGCGGCGGCGTGTTCGTGACCAACGAGAAGGGCGCCGTGCCGCCGCTCGTCACCACAGACTTCGTCGTCGACGATAAAGGAAACGCCA gtCCCCGCTTCATAAGGAGTTCGATGTACAACGTTCCGGTGACAGCGGACCTATTGAAGCAGACCGCCATGCCGTTCTGTTTAGTC ATCTCCCCAATGGCCGAGACCCTCGAGTCGGAGCGTCCCCCGCCGCTGCTGGACTTCGCAGCGCTGACCAACTCGCCGACGCTGGGCCCAGTGCGCTGCAGCCGCTGCAAGGCTTACATGTGCCCCAACATGAAGTTCCTGGACGCCGGGAGACACTTCAAGTGTGCCTTCTGCAAGGCCACCACCGAAG TGCCTATGGAGTACACGCAGTATGTGAACAGCATGCAGCAGTACGGGCACGTGCCGGCCGAGATGGCGCTCGGCGCCTACGAGATCGTCGCCACTAAAGAGTACTGCCGG AATAACACATTACCCAATCCGCCGGCGATTGTGTTCGTGATCGACGTCTCATACAACTCCATCAAGAGCGGCCTGCTTCATACAATATGTGAAAACATCATGCATATTATCGAG TCGATGCCCAAGGACGAGCAGACCGGCCAGAGCTGGACGCGCGTGGGCTTCATCACGTACAGCTCGACCGTACATTTCTACAACATCAAG GGCACGCTGGCGCAACCGCAAATGCTGTCAGTGGGTGACGTGGCGGACATGTTCGTCCCGCTGTTGCAAGGCTTCCTCGTGACGCCCGAGGAGAGCGGCGACGTGTTGCACAGCTTGTTGCAGCAGCTGCCGAACATGTTCGCTGACAACAAGGAGACAGAGACCATACTGCTGCCCGCTGTGCAG GCTGGTCTCGAAGCCCTGAAGGCTGCAGACACATCGGGACAGCTGCTGGTGTTCCACACGAGCCTGCCCTCGTACCCGGCGCCCGGCAAGCTCGCCAACCGCGAGGACAGGAAGCTGCTCGGGACTGACAAGGAGAAACAGATCACGA TGCCTCAAACGACGGCGTACAACGAGCTGGGCCAGTCGTGCTCGGCCGCCGGCGTGTCCGTGGAGCTGTTCGTGTGCAACAACGCGTACGTGGACGCCGCCACCATCGGCCAGCTGCCGCGGCTCACCGGAGGACATCTGCACAAGTACACATACTACCAG GCGGAGCTGGACGGCCCCCGGCTGGTGTCGGACGTGGTGCGCGTGGTGTCCCGCGCGACGGCGCACGACGCGGTGATGCGCGTGCGCACGTCGACCGGCGTGCGCGCCACTGACTTCTACGGACACTTCTTCATGTCCAACACCACTGACGTCGAGCTCGCCGCCATAG ACGCGGACAAAGCCATCGGCGTGGAGATAAAGCACGATGATAAACTGACCGGCGAAGACGGCGTGTACATCCAAGCGGCGCTTCTGTACACGCACCGCTCGGGCCAGCGGCGCCTGCGCGTGCTGAACCTGGCGCTCGGCGCCGCCCACCAGCTGGCCGACGTCTATAGGAGCATGGAACTGGACACGACCATCAACTTCCTTACCAAGCAAG CGGTGTGGGCGCTGCGGGAGCACACGCCGCGTCAGATCCGCGACGGGCTGGCGGCGCGCTGCGCCAAGTCTCTGGCCGCGTACCGCCGCCACTGCGCGTCGCCCTCCAGCGCCGGACAGCTCGTGCTGCCCGAGAGCATGAAGCTGCTGCCGCTATACACCAGCTGCATACTGCGGCAGGACGCGCTGGGCGCAG GAACAGACATAACGTGCGACGACAAGTCGTGCGCGATGTACCGCGCGCTGTCGTGCGACGTGTCCACGTCCGTAGTGCTCACGTACCCGCGGCTGCTGCCCTTACACCGGCTCGGACACGAGACCGCGCTCGCGCCGCTCCGCGCCTCCATGGATAAGATGAACGACCAGGGCGTCTACTTGCTAG AGAATGGCGTGCACATGCTGATCTGGGTGGGCTCGCAAGCCCCGGCCGAGTTCGTCCGCGACGTGTTCGGCACGCCGTCACCGCAGCAGATTGACACGCGCGTCTGCTCGCTGCCGCAGCTCGACAACCCTACCAATGCGGCTGTCAGGAAAGTGCTGGATGACGCCGTGAGGGAACGAAGGAGGGCCATGAGG CTAACCCTGATGCGCCAACACGACAAGCTAGAGACAGTGTTACGTCACTTCCTGGTTGAGGACCGCGGGGTCGACGGCTCCAGCTCATACGTCGACTTCTTGTGCCACATACACAAGGAGATACGCACGCTTCTATAG
- the Sec24CD gene encoding COPII coat complex component secretory 24CD isoform X2: MLPQSLQPPQSQTPNMDQNRPFPPQGPPTSMQGSNPPGPHMVQSQGPPQGPPGQMPLGRQGPPGQMPPGTGQMSSGPGQMPPGHGQMPPGSGQMPPGLGQMPSGPGQMPSGPGQMPSGPGQMPPGLGQMSQAPGQMPSGPGQMPPGPGQMPGAGPQGPPSQGPPRQMPPGPPGPGQMPPSSQPGQMPPGQGPPGQMPPASQSQMPPQSQMSAPPGGPGQPLGPGAKPAQQMPPGPQQRPGMPFGAPGFQGQPGPMPGHPGQPSGPPGHMPPQMRQGQGPAQPPVSQMSMPGLPHMPPPLTQPRQQPGFGQPPGPQMGSYGQPPMPGQPMAGQPPMPGQPPMGQQPMHGQMPGQPMSMPGQPPMGQPPMSMPGQPPMGQPPMSMPGQPPMGQPPMSMPGQQPMGQPPMSMPGQPPMPGQPPMPGQPPMQPGYQQQTLTLDRGMSQQQYGAQYGAPFPGQQPGYPGQYQQQPQQKRLDPDQMPSPIQVMFDDQQNRGGVFVTNEKGAVPPLVTTDFVVDDKGNASPRFIRSSMYNVPVTADLLKQTAMPFCLVISPMAETLESERPPPLLDFAALTNSPTLGPVRCSRCKAYMCPNMKFLDAGRHFKCAFCKATTEVPMEYTQYVNSMQQYGHVPAEMALGAYEIVATKEYCRNNTLPNPPAIVFVIDVSYNSIKSGLLHTICENIMHIIESMPKDEQTGQSWTRVGFITYSSTVHFYNIKGTLAQPQMLSVGDVADMFVPLLQGFLVTPEESGDVLHSLLQQLPNMFADNKETETILLPAVQAGLEALKAADTSGQLLVFHTSLPSYPAPGKLANREDRKLLGTDKEKQITMPQTTAYNELGQSCSAAGVSVELFVCNNAYVDAATIGQLPRLTGGHLHKYTYYQAELDGPRLVSDVVRVVSRATAHDAVMRVRTSTGVRATDFYGHFFMSNTTDVELAAIDADKAIGVEIKHDDKLTGEDGVYIQAALLYTHRSGQRRLRVLNLALGAAHQLADVYRSMELDTTINFLTKQAVWALREHTPRQIRDGLAARCAKSLAAYRRHCASPSSAGQLVLPESMKLLPLYTSCILRQDALGAGTDITCDDKSCAMYRALSCDVSTSVVLTYPRLLPLHRLGHETALAPLRASMDKMNDQGVYLLENGVHMLIWVGSQAPAEFVRDVFGTPSPQQIDTRVCSLPQLDNPTNAAVRKVLDDAVRERRRAMRLEIVHQYDKREALFRRQLIEDAGLDGAAGYLQLLMETHKRVQGML; the protein is encoded by the exons ATGTTACCTCAAAGTCTCCAGCCTCCGCAAAGTCAGACTCCCAACATGGACCAAAACAGGCCATTCCCTCCACAGGGGCCTCCTACATCGATGCAGGGGTCTAATCCCCCAGGCCCTCATATGGTTCAGTCTCAGGGCCCTCCTCAAGGTCCTCCTGGTCAGATGCCACTGGGTCGTCAAGGTCCTCCTGGTCAAATGCCCCCAGGAACTGGTCAGATGTCTTCAGGACCTGGTCAGATGCCTCCAGGACATGGTCAAATGCCCCCAGGATCTGGTCAGATGCCCCCAGGACTTGGTCAAATGCCTTCAGGCCCTGGTCAAATGCCTTCAGGACCTGGTCAAATGCCTTCAGGCCCTGGTCAAATGCCCCCTGGGCTTGGTCAAATGTCCCAAGCACCTGGACAAATGCCTTCAGGACCTGGTCAAATGCCCCCTGGACCTGGTCAAATGCCAGGAGCTGGGCCTCAAGGACCTCCTAGTCAAGGCCCTCCGAGACAAATGCCGCCCGGTCCTCCTGGCCCCGGCCAGATGCCCCCTAGCTCCCAACCAGGACAAATGCCGCCAGGCCAAGGGCCACCCGGCCAGATGCCACCAGCTTCCCAATCTCAAATGCCACCTCAAAGTCAGATGTCCGCGCCCCCTGGCGGACCAGGACAGCCTCTGGGTCCTGGTGCTAAGCCTGCACAGCAAATGCCTCCAGGCCCGCAGCAGAGGCCTGGTATGCCTTTCGGAGCGCCTGGCTTTCAAGGACAGCCTGGTCCGATGCCCGGCCATCCCGGTCAACCGTCTGGACCGCCGGGGCATATGCCGCCACAGATGCGCCAGGGTCAAGGACCAGCGCAGCCGCCAGTGTCGCAGATGTCGATGCCGGGACTCCCGCACATGCCGCCGCCGCTGACGCAGCCACGCCAGCAGCCAGGGTTTGGTCAGCCGCCCGGTCCGCAGATGGGCTCTTATG GTCAACCGCCAATGCCCGGCCAGCCTATGGCAGGCCAGCCGCCCATGCCTGGCCAACCACCAATGGGCCAGCAACCGATGCACGGCCAGATGCCGGGACAGCCTATGTCGATGCCCGGGCAACCTCCCATGGGCCAGCCGCCTATGTCGATGCCCGGGCAACCTCCCATGGGCCAGCCGCCTATGTCGATGCCCGGGCAACCTCCCATGGGCCAGCCGCCTATGTCCATGCCCGGGCAACAGCCCATGGGCCAGCCGCCTATGTCTATGCCCGGACAGCCACCAATGCCGGGCCAGCCACCTATGCCGGGCCAGCCACCGATGCAACCAGGATATCAGCAACAG actttgactttggatCGTGGCATGTCACAGCAGCAGTACGGGGCGCAGTACGGCGCGCCGTTCCCGGGACAGCAGCCCGGCTACCCCGGACAGTACCAGCAACAGCCGCAGCAGAAGCGGCTTGACCCAGATCAGATGCCCAGTCCG ATCCAGGTGATGTTCGACGACCAGCAGAACCGCGGCGGCGTGTTCGTGACCAACGAGAAGGGCGCCGTGCCGCCGCTCGTCACCACAGACTTCGTCGTCGACGATAAAGGAAACGCCA gtCCCCGCTTCATAAGGAGTTCGATGTACAACGTTCCGGTGACAGCGGACCTATTGAAGCAGACCGCCATGCCGTTCTGTTTAGTC ATCTCCCCAATGGCCGAGACCCTCGAGTCGGAGCGTCCCCCGCCGCTGCTGGACTTCGCAGCGCTGACCAACTCGCCGACGCTGGGCCCAGTGCGCTGCAGCCGCTGCAAGGCTTACATGTGCCCCAACATGAAGTTCCTGGACGCCGGGAGACACTTCAAGTGTGCCTTCTGCAAGGCCACCACCGAAG TGCCTATGGAGTACACGCAGTATGTGAACAGCATGCAGCAGTACGGGCACGTGCCGGCCGAGATGGCGCTCGGCGCCTACGAGATCGTCGCCACTAAAGAGTACTGCCGG AATAACACATTACCCAATCCGCCGGCGATTGTGTTCGTGATCGACGTCTCATACAACTCCATCAAGAGCGGCCTGCTTCATACAATATGTGAAAACATCATGCATATTATCGAG TCGATGCCCAAGGACGAGCAGACCGGCCAGAGCTGGACGCGCGTGGGCTTCATCACGTACAGCTCGACCGTACATTTCTACAACATCAAG GGCACGCTGGCGCAACCGCAAATGCTGTCAGTGGGTGACGTGGCGGACATGTTCGTCCCGCTGTTGCAAGGCTTCCTCGTGACGCCCGAGGAGAGCGGCGACGTGTTGCACAGCTTGTTGCAGCAGCTGCCGAACATGTTCGCTGACAACAAGGAGACAGAGACCATACTGCTGCCCGCTGTGCAG GCTGGTCTCGAAGCCCTGAAGGCTGCAGACACATCGGGACAGCTGCTGGTGTTCCACACGAGCCTGCCCTCGTACCCGGCGCCCGGCAAGCTCGCCAACCGCGAGGACAGGAAGCTGCTCGGGACTGACAAGGAGAAACAGATCACGA TGCCTCAAACGACGGCGTACAACGAGCTGGGCCAGTCGTGCTCGGCCGCCGGCGTGTCCGTGGAGCTGTTCGTGTGCAACAACGCGTACGTGGACGCCGCCACCATCGGCCAGCTGCCGCGGCTCACCGGAGGACATCTGCACAAGTACACATACTACCAG GCGGAGCTGGACGGCCCCCGGCTGGTGTCGGACGTGGTGCGCGTGGTGTCCCGCGCGACGGCGCACGACGCGGTGATGCGCGTGCGCACGTCGACCGGCGTGCGCGCCACTGACTTCTACGGACACTTCTTCATGTCCAACACCACTGACGTCGAGCTCGCCGCCATAG ACGCGGACAAAGCCATCGGCGTGGAGATAAAGCACGATGATAAACTGACCGGCGAAGACGGCGTGTACATCCAAGCGGCGCTTCTGTACACGCACCGCTCGGGCCAGCGGCGCCTGCGCGTGCTGAACCTGGCGCTCGGCGCCGCCCACCAGCTGGCCGACGTCTATAGGAGCATGGAACTGGACACGACCATCAACTTCCTTACCAAGCAAG CGGTGTGGGCGCTGCGGGAGCACACGCCGCGTCAGATCCGCGACGGGCTGGCGGCGCGCTGCGCCAAGTCTCTGGCCGCGTACCGCCGCCACTGCGCGTCGCCCTCCAGCGCCGGACAGCTCGTGCTGCCCGAGAGCATGAAGCTGCTGCCGCTATACACCAGCTGCATACTGCGGCAGGACGCGCTGGGCGCAG GAACAGACATAACGTGCGACGACAAGTCGTGCGCGATGTACCGCGCGCTGTCGTGCGACGTGTCCACGTCCGTAGTGCTCACGTACCCGCGGCTGCTGCCCTTACACCGGCTCGGACACGAGACCGCGCTCGCGCCGCTCCGCGCCTCCATGGATAAGATGAACGACCAGGGCGTCTACTTGCTAG AGAATGGCGTGCACATGCTGATCTGGGTGGGCTCGCAAGCCCCGGCCGAGTTCGTCCGCGACGTGTTCGGCACGCCGTCACCGCAGCAGATTGACACGCGCGTCTGCTCGCTGCCGCAGCTCGACAACCCTACCAATGCGGCTGTCAGGAAAGTGCTGGATGACGCCGTGAGGGAACGAAGGAGGGCCATGAGG TTGGAAATCGTTCATCAGTACGACAAGCGCGAGGCGCTGTTCCGGCGGCAGCTGATCGAGGACGCGGGGCTGGACGGAGCTGCCGGCTACCTCCAGCTGCTCATGGAAACGCACAAGCGCGTGCAGGGCATGCTCTAG